Proteins found in one Nitrosopumilus maritimus SCM1 genomic segment:
- a CDS encoding cupredoxin domain-containing protein → MIKKIAAASIVGIVIIVSLAVAFSTEMEPQPEPQPESNAVSSHSMQGVIQPDVMTGGDVIMPTKVSRPGCEETDRCYIPSVITISAGESVTWVNEDSAFHSVTSGFYDAPQDLFDSGHMDPFDSYTLTFDEPGTIDYYCTLHPWMEGQVIVE, encoded by the coding sequence TTGATAAAAAAAATTGCTGCAGCAAGCATAGTTGGTATAGTAATCATTGTGTCCCTTGCTGTTGCTTTTTCAACTGAGATGGAACCACAGCCAGAACCGCAACCTGAATCAAACGCTGTCTCCTCTCATTCCATGCAAGGAGTCATACAACCTGATGTTATGACTGGAGGCGATGTTATCATGCCAACCAAAGTCTCACGACCTGGATGTGAAGAAACTGACAGATGCTACATTCCATCTGTAATTACAATTAGTGCAGGAGAATCTGTAACGTGGGTAAATGAGGATTCAGCATTTCACAGTGTAACTTCTGGATTCTATGATGCACCACAAGATCTTTTTGATAGCGGACACATGGATCCATTTGATTCCTATACGCTAACCTTTGATGAGCCAGGAACTATTGATTACTATTGCACCTTGCATCCTTGGATGGAAGGACAAGTTATTGTAGAATAA
- a CDS encoding AIPR family protein produces the protein MSQNGNGLLEYIPGSHTLLVQKNSSPPLEGFAENIRGSIHEYAENSKSDVEKGNNFLHWILTRVFEATEDDAADAIVDGANDLGIDAYLPVDFSDNTIRLFQSKYGTSHSLEAIAKFKEDAKRLLAKDVTKMRPELAQLVTKIKEKNLKVKCCYVTDQKVDYHDEFVEVIDEEKIIQKLWDRIKKPAAGKKSSIRLEKMLRHENTILGILKLRELTEFVSKNRDYVFESNIRQWMQFKTTVNKGLRDTLQSNPNKFFFYNNGITIVVSDFSELGENMIELHAPQIVNGAQTSNSILDHSKRTKNMDGSMTVTIIKADDEQEQNNITKYRNSQNSVRGKDLVSLMDFHKSIKSQLKSCGYFYEIQAGSFDTKSKSKQCDYAGDSTYNNYLPDNHKKVIVAKDAIQCLVAGIEQRPTEAYSSPAQFLPRGSKYDDIFNDNLKDDYRILLYPYLVKEYAKKSLKYGKKGGHKTKRYATLFYVAVYFRILHKKILESKGDFKGDIRKIEPVFRSFKLNSRILKLADVIVTKFLEDTVVDDEIEMANTKHNFFSQHVWNDTMLRVIDKKIRQEEDEILALKKLTNSLL, from the coding sequence TTGTCTCAAAACGGAAACGGTTTACTAGAGTACATACCTGGCTCTCACACACTGCTAGTTCAAAAAAATTCCAGCCCACCTCTTGAAGGATTTGCTGAAAATATCAGAGGAAGCATACACGAGTATGCTGAGAATTCAAAGAGCGACGTTGAGAAGGGAAACAACTTTCTTCATTGGATACTGACAAGAGTATTTGAGGCAACAGAAGATGATGCTGCTGATGCAATTGTAGATGGTGCAAACGATCTAGGAATTGATGCATACTTGCCAGTAGACTTTTCAGATAACACGATTAGATTATTTCAATCAAAATACGGGACATCTCATTCACTTGAAGCAATTGCAAAGTTCAAAGAAGATGCAAAGAGACTGCTTGCAAAAGACGTTACAAAGATGAGACCAGAATTGGCTCAGCTTGTTACAAAAATCAAAGAAAAGAATCTCAAAGTAAAGTGCTGTTATGTTACTGACCAAAAAGTAGACTATCATGATGAATTTGTTGAAGTAATTGATGAGGAGAAGATCATTCAAAAACTCTGGGACAGAATAAAGAAACCAGCTGCAGGCAAAAAGTCATCAATACGACTAGAAAAGATGCTCAGACACGAGAATACTATTCTAGGAATTTTGAAATTACGTGAATTAACAGAGTTTGTTAGCAAGAACAGAGACTATGTCTTTGAATCAAACATCAGACAATGGATGCAGTTCAAGACTACGGTAAACAAGGGATTACGAGACACATTGCAGAGTAACCCTAACAAGTTCTTCTTTTACAATAACGGAATTACAATTGTAGTAAGCGATTTCTCAGAATTGGGCGAGAACATGATAGAGCTTCATGCACCGCAAATTGTCAATGGTGCACAGACATCAAACTCTATACTAGATCATTCAAAGAGAACAAAGAACATGGATGGCTCCATGACAGTTACAATAATCAAAGCTGATGATGAACAAGAACAAAACAACATTACAAAGTATAGAAACTCGCAAAACTCTGTCAGAGGAAAAGACTTGGTTTCTTTGATGGACTTTCACAAGTCAATTAAATCACAATTAAAAAGCTGTGGATACTTTTATGAAATTCAAGCAGGCTCTTTTGATACAAAATCAAAATCAAAACAGTGTGACTATGCAGGAGACTCTACATACAACAACTATCTTCCAGACAATCACAAAAAAGTAATCGTTGCAAAAGATGCAATTCAATGTCTTGTTGCAGGAATTGAACAAAGACCAACTGAAGCTTATAGTTCACCAGCTCAGTTTCTTCCAAGAGGAAGCAAGTATGATGATATCTTTAATGACAATCTAAAGGATGATTACAGAATTTTGTTGTATCCATACTTGGTAAAAGAATATGCAAAAAAATCACTAAAGTATGGAAAGAAAGGAGGTCACAAGACAAAGAGATATGCAACTCTGTTCTATGTTGCAGTATACTTTAGAATTCTACACAAAAAAATTCTCGAATCAAAGGGCGATTTTAAGGGAGATATCAGGAAGATAGAGCCAGTTTTTCGCAGTTTCAAACTAAATTCTCGAATTTTAAAGCTAGCTGACGTCATTGTTACCAAATTCCTTGAGGATACAGTAGTTGATGATGAAATCGAAATGGCAAACACAAAGCACAACTTTTTCTCTCAACACGTATGGAATGACACGATGCTTCGGGTAATTGACAAGAAGATAAGACAAGAAGAAGATGAAATCTTGGCACTAAAGAAACTCACAAACAGTTTGTTGTGA
- a CDS encoding transcriptional regulator gives MVSYRTSMQIVADLLTVTEQSGQEGIKTTSLLTKANLSHSRLSKFLDNLTGAGLINKIEYDGKNTFVITPKGRQYLESYANFSSIAESFGLEL, from the coding sequence ATGGTTTCCTATAGAACTAGCATGCAAATTGTAGCTGATTTACTGACTGTTACTGAACAGTCTGGACAGGAAGGCATCAAGACAACCTCACTATTAACAAAGGCCAATTTATCACATTCCAGACTATCCAAATTCTTGGATAACTTGACTGGAGCAGGCCTAATCAACAAAATCGAATATGACGGAAAGAACACTTTTGTAATTACACCAAAAGGAAGACAATATTTGGAATCTTATGCAAACTTTTCAAGTATTGCTGAATCATTTGGTCTAGAACTCTAA
- a CDS encoding phosphomannomutase codes for MKKTISGIRGIFGEDLYLKDVLEFCNNFSSLVQSGKCAIGKDTRPTGSMMKDAASAALMQNGIDVFNLETVPTPVVFREARKYGAGIVVSSSHNPIQWNGLKFIIEGRGINEKELPKIIEKQEIPKTKIGAEQDISSSYIEDARKIIGSLENNPEVVVDIGGGAAKGFAPELLESIGCKVHTINENLEGSTRGPDPTADSLSDLVSASSGKDVGFAFDLDGDRLVVVRNGKKQTPDVTLGLGVAKSLDLGYKKFVLSIDTSVSVEKFIKENGGTVQRTKVGEANVIEQMIKDNAQAGGEGSSGGFILPEFNYCREGILTSGLISSMLGTAKYNEILDFMESYFQIRDKTAIDAQLHDKVIEKVQTTFEKNYSETITLDGVKGIIDENSWVLVRKSNTEDIIRVSAESNDENKCKQIVKDTIELVNQSYEQVR; via the coding sequence TTGAAGAAAACAATTTCTGGAATTAGAGGAATATTTGGTGAAGATCTTTATCTTAAAGACGTACTAGAGTTTTGTAACAACTTTTCATCATTAGTGCAGTCTGGAAAATGCGCAATCGGAAAAGATACCAGACCCACAGGTTCCATGATGAAAGATGCTGCAAGTGCAGCTTTAATGCAAAACGGAATTGATGTTTTTAATTTAGAGACAGTTCCAACACCAGTAGTTTTTAGAGAAGCAAGAAAGTATGGTGCAGGAATTGTTGTATCATCATCTCACAATCCAATTCAATGGAATGGTTTGAAGTTCATCATTGAAGGAAGAGGAATCAATGAAAAAGAACTTCCAAAAATTATAGAAAAACAAGAGATTCCAAAGACAAAGATTGGAGCAGAGCAAGACATTTCATCATCATACATTGAGGATGCAAGAAAAATCATAGGAAGTTTGGAGAACAACCCCGAAGTTGTGGTAGATATTGGAGGCGGTGCGGCAAAGGGATTTGCGCCTGAGTTGCTAGAATCAATTGGATGTAAGGTCCATACCATTAATGAAAACCTTGAAGGTTCTACTAGAGGCCCTGATCCTACTGCAGACAGTTTATCAGATTTGGTTTCAGCATCATCAGGAAAAGATGTTGGTTTTGCATTTGACTTGGATGGAGATAGACTAGTTGTTGTAAGAAATGGAAAGAAACAGACACCAGATGTAACATTGGGATTGGGTGTTGCAAAGTCGTTAGATCTTGGTTACAAGAAATTTGTTCTAAGCATTGACACTAGTGTTTCAGTTGAAAAGTTCATCAAAGAAAACGGTGGAACTGTACAGCGAACCAAAGTTGGTGAAGCAAACGTCATTGAACAGATGATAAAAGACAATGCACAAGCTGGTGGAGAAGGAAGTAGTGGTGGTTTTATTTTGCCTGAGTTTAATTATTGTAGAGAAGGAATTCTAACTAGTGGTTTGATTTCATCAATGCTTGGAACTGCAAAGTACAATGAGATACTAGACTTTATGGAAAGTTATTTCCAAATAAGAGACAAGACTGCAATTGATGCACAGTTGCACGACAAAGTAATAGAAAAAGTGCAAACAACATTTGAGAAAAACTATTCTGAAACAATTACACTTGATGGTGTTAAAGGGATCATTGATGAGAACAGTTGGGTGTTGGTAAGAAAATCAAACACTGAAGATATCATTAGGGTTTCAGCTGAATCAAATGATGAGAACAAGTGCAAACAAATTGTAAAAGATACAATAGAGTTGGTGAATCAAAGTTATGAGCAAGTTAGATGA
- the thiL gene encoding thiamine-phosphate kinase — protein sequence MSKLDESEIIKIFQRKLGNKNSEDVEIFKLKQNIIAKTDTLVQSTDIPPKMKLGEAARKSVVACVSDFAAKGVKPQYGIISINFPSNISRSKVEEAATGFRKACSEFGISILGGDTNAGKEIVFNVCLFGSAEKIVPRNGSESKDLIFATGPFGYTGAGLSILLYKKKGKREFVAKAIKAVTHPKPRVDFGVKNKRYFTSSMDSSDGLSTTLNEMAKQSKKKFVINNSPHKKDLGEFAKSNQDNLVFHGGEEYEFVFTINPKHKKTILKNAKSLRTPIIEIGYVTTGKGVILQRDNKDIPLKDKGWKHFR from the coding sequence ATGAGCAAGTTAGATGAGTCTGAAATTATCAAAATCTTTCAAAGGAAACTAGGTAACAAAAATTCTGAAGACGTAGAGATTTTCAAGCTAAAGCAAAACATCATAGCCAAAACTGACACACTTGTTCAAAGCACAGACATCCCTCCCAAAATGAAACTGGGTGAAGCTGCAAGAAAGAGTGTGGTGGCATGTGTAAGTGACTTTGCTGCCAAAGGAGTAAAGCCACAATATGGCATAATCTCAATTAACTTTCCCTCAAATATTTCACGCTCAAAAGTGGAAGAAGCAGCCACTGGATTCAGAAAGGCATGCAGTGAGTTTGGAATCTCCATTCTAGGAGGCGACACAAATGCTGGAAAGGAGATTGTGTTCAATGTATGCCTGTTTGGGAGCGCTGAGAAAATTGTACCTAGAAATGGTTCCGAGAGCAAAGATTTGATCTTTGCAACAGGTCCATTTGGCTATACTGGTGCAGGTTTGAGCATACTACTCTACAAAAAGAAAGGAAAGAGAGAGTTTGTTGCAAAAGCAATCAAAGCAGTGACTCATCCAAAGCCAAGAGTAGATTTTGGAGTAAAGAACAAGAGATACTTTACATCATCAATGGATTCCAGCGATGGACTATCCACTACACTAAATGAGATGGCAAAGCAATCAAAAAAGAAATTTGTCATAAACAACTCTCCGCACAAAAAAGATCTAGGAGAATTTGCAAAGTCAAACCAAGATAATCTAGTCTTTCATGGAGGAGAAGAGTACGAGTTTGTGTTTACCATTAATCCAAAACACAAGAAAACAATTCTAAAAAATGCAAAATCACTCAGAACACCAATAATTGAAATTGGTTACGTAACTACAGGAAAAGGTGTAATATTACAAAGAGACAACAAAGACATTCCTCTCAAAGACAAAGGTTGGAAACACTTTAGATAA
- a CDS encoding 30S ribosomal protein S11, producing MSETEAKVEEAPVEEAPAQETEAPVEEAKSEAVVEKAQPEAKKEGPEKWGIAHIYSSYNNTIIHMTDLTGGETVSISSGGIHVNADRYESSPFAAMKAANQVVESAKTKGFTGFHIRVRAVGGVGSRVPGPGAQAAIRALARGGFKIGRIDDVTPIPHDTTRKKGGKRGRRV from the coding sequence TTGTCAGAAACTGAAGCCAAAGTTGAGGAAGCACCAGTCGAAGAGGCACCAGCCCAAGAGACTGAGGCACCTGTCGAGGAAGCAAAATCCGAGGCAGTAGTAGAAAAAGCCCAACCAGAGGCAAAGAAAGAGGGCCCAGAAAAATGGGGTATCGCTCACATTTACAGTAGTTACAATAACACAATCATTCACATGACCGATCTTACTGGTGGAGAAACTGTTTCTATCAGTTCAGGTGGAATTCATGTCAATGCAGACAGATACGAATCATCACCATTTGCTGCAATGAAAGCTGCAAATCAAGTTGTAGAATCTGCAAAGACAAAAGGATTCACAGGATTTCACATCAGAGTTCGCGCAGTTGGTGGAGTTGGTTCTAGAGTTCCAGGTCCAGGTGCACAAGCTGCAATCAGAGCATTAGCAAGAGGTGGATTTAAGATTGGAAGAATTGATGATGTTACACCTATTCCTCATGACACCACTAGAAAGAAGGGTGGAAAGAGAGGAAGAAGAGTCTAG
- a CDS encoding DNA-binding protein — translation MSDDSELERLKAKRLAEMQKNINTRQDSEKTPEQTQEKPPENPRDILVKVLGFRGLEVLQNAESQFPNETAMIVQKLSELIKSGELNETIDGGKLMTLFRAVGLHIRMETKINVEQDGKFVSLTDKLTKQSKDE, via the coding sequence TTGAGCGACGATTCAGAACTAGAGCGACTAAAGGCAAAGAGACTAGCAGAGATGCAAAAAAACATCAACACTAGACAGGATTCAGAAAAAACTCCAGAGCAAACACAAGAAAAACCACCTGAAAACCCACGAGATATCCTAGTCAAAGTTTTGGGATTCAGAGGACTAGAAGTGTTACAAAATGCAGAATCTCAATTTCCAAATGAAACTGCAATGATTGTACAAAAATTATCCGAACTAATCAAATCTGGAGAACTAAATGAGACAATTGATGGTGGTAAACTCATGACACTGTTTAGAGCAGTTGGACTACACATCCGAATGGAAACTAAAATCAATGTTGAACAAGATGGAAAATTTGTTTCATTAACTGACAAACTCACCAAACAATCAAAGGATGAATAA
- a CDS encoding RtcB family protein → MGDITPKKIGENQYQIDADSNLGMKVPVKIYANQGLLDKMLTDRTIMQARNVSSIPGIVGHSVVLPDGHEGYGFPVGGVAAMDAEEGMISPGGVGYDINCGVRLLRSNLTEEVVRSKLKDLVTDLFSSIPSGVGSKGAVKLSHSELDEVLVNGVNWAIDHGYGSTNDSDVCEENGQIKNADPNKVSDKARKRGAPQLGSLGSGNHFLEIQKVAEVHDEEAAEKMGIKEGTITVLVHCGSRGFGHQVCSDYLRVSEQAMSKYDITLPDRELACVPNTSEEGESYRKAMFAALNFAWSNRQMITHWTRKSFERVFNQSESDLDMKLVYDVAHNIAKVEKHKVNGEERKLVVHRKGATRAFPANRDEVPTKYRHLGQPVLVPGSMGTASWILLGQPNSMDLSFGSTAHGAGRTMSRSKARRNYTEDDVKKSLNDKGIFIKALTRDGVVEETPQAYKDVNSVVDVSHNLGIATKVAKLVPIGVIKG, encoded by the coding sequence ATGGGTGACATTACTCCAAAGAAAATTGGTGAGAATCAATACCAAATTGATGCTGATTCTAATTTAGGAATGAAAGTTCCAGTAAAGATTTACGCAAATCAAGGATTACTTGACAAAATGCTTACAGATAGAACTATCATGCAAGCAAGAAATGTCTCATCTATTCCTGGAATCGTAGGACACAGTGTAGTTTTACCTGATGGACATGAAGGGTATGGTTTTCCAGTAGGTGGAGTTGCTGCTATGGATGCTGAAGAAGGAATGATCAGTCCTGGTGGTGTCGGTTATGACATTAACTGTGGAGTGAGATTGCTCCGCTCTAATCTAACTGAAGAAGTAGTTCGCTCAAAACTAAAGGACTTGGTAACTGATTTGTTTAGTTCAATTCCTTCAGGAGTTGGCTCTAAAGGTGCAGTAAAACTTAGTCACTCAGAACTAGACGAGGTTCTAGTTAATGGTGTAAACTGGGCAATTGATCATGGTTATGGTTCTACAAATGATTCAGATGTTTGTGAAGAGAATGGTCAGATAAAAAATGCAGACCCTAACAAAGTTTCAGATAAAGCAAGAAAGAGAGGAGCTCCACAACTTGGAAGTTTAGGCTCTGGAAATCACTTTTTAGAAATTCAAAAGGTTGCAGAAGTTCATGATGAAGAAGCAGCTGAAAAGATGGGAATCAAAGAAGGAACAATTACAGTTCTAGTTCATTGTGGTTCAAGAGGATTTGGTCACCAAGTTTGTAGTGATTATTTGAGAGTATCAGAACAAGCAATGTCAAAGTATGACATCACTCTACCAGACAGAGAACTTGCATGTGTTCCAAATACTTCTGAAGAAGGAGAGTCTTACAGAAAAGCAATGTTTGCAGCTTTAAACTTTGCATGGAGTAACAGACAGATGATCACTCATTGGACAAGAAAATCTTTTGAACGCGTATTCAACCAATCTGAATCTGATCTTGACATGAAACTAGTGTACGACGTTGCACACAATATAGCTAAAGTTGAAAAACACAAAGTAAACGGAGAAGAAAGAAAACTAGTTGTCCACAGAAAAGGTGCAACTAGAGCATTTCCTGCAAACAGAGATGAGGTTCCAACAAAATATCGTCATTTGGGGCAACCCGTATTGGTTCCAGGTTCAATGGGTACTGCAAGCTGGATACTTTTAGGACAACCAAATTCTATGGACTTGAGCTTTGGTTCTACTGCACATGGTGCAGGAAGAACAATGTCACGTTCCAAAGCAAGACGAAATTACACTGAAGATGATGTTAAAAAATCCCTAAATGACAAGGGCATATTTATCAAGGCATTAACCCGAGATGGAGTTGTGGAAGAGACACCTCAAGCCTACAAGGACGTTAATTCTGTAGTTGATGTATCTCACAATCTAGGAATTGCCACCAAAGTAGCAAAATTGGTGCCTATAGGTGTGATTAAAGGTTGA
- the purB gene encoding adenylosuccinate lyase yields MAILPIDSGRYGTKEMMEIFSEQNKVDYQLQIEGAAAISQSEIGMIPKTVGRKIFKTANSGKITAKRIKQLEAKSDHDTAALVESLSEKCTKDARPWIHYGLTSNDLVDTSNSMQMRDALLIIEPKVAKIASILAKKAVKHSKVPAVGRTHGQHASIISFGLKFANWAAEMAKHVERIEEIKKRILICKTLGVVGTGSLMGAKSLEVQRRAAKRLKLFPAEVTTQVVPRERYAEYVFELALIGATLEKIAIEIRNLQRTEIGEVAEQFKKGQMGSSAVPVKRNPIKSERVSSLSKLVRSQVALSFENIPLWHERDLSNSANERFVIPTVSILVDEMLETMTRIVSNLLVNEKRIVDNLYITKGQIFAEFVLEALIKKGVPRFVAYRDVQRVAFLANDKGMLYKDAIKNDKAFTSKLTDKEIDAIFSPEKHLGASPKIISNVNQSVQKTVKKFI; encoded by the coding sequence TTGGCAATTCTACCTATTGATAGTGGCCGTTATGGCACTAAAGAAATGATGGAAATTTTTAGTGAACAGAATAAAGTCGACTATCAATTACAAATTGAAGGAGCAGCTGCAATTTCACAAAGTGAAATTGGAATGATTCCAAAAACAGTTGGAAGAAAAATTTTCAAAACTGCAAATTCAGGTAAAATTACTGCAAAGAGAATCAAGCAACTTGAAGCTAAAAGTGATCACGATACAGCAGCACTTGTTGAATCACTAAGTGAAAAGTGTACCAAAGATGCAAGACCATGGATTCACTATGGATTGACAAGCAATGACTTGGTTGATACGAGTAACTCTATGCAGATGCGCGATGCATTATTAATCATTGAACCAAAAGTTGCAAAGATTGCATCCATTTTAGCAAAAAAAGCAGTAAAGCACTCCAAGGTTCCAGCAGTTGGTAGAACACACGGACAGCATGCCAGTATCATTTCATTTGGATTAAAATTTGCAAATTGGGCAGCCGAGATGGCAAAGCACGTTGAGAGAATTGAAGAAATCAAGAAAAGAATTTTGATTTGCAAGACACTAGGTGTTGTTGGAACAGGTTCGCTAATGGGTGCAAAATCACTTGAAGTCCAGAGACGAGCTGCAAAGAGATTGAAATTGTTCCCAGCTGAAGTTACAACTCAAGTTGTTCCAAGGGAGAGATATGCAGAATACGTCTTTGAGTTAGCTTTGATTGGTGCAACATTAGAGAAAATTGCAATAGAGATTAGAAATTTGCAGAGAACAGAGATTGGTGAGGTAGCTGAGCAATTCAAGAAAGGTCAGATGGGAAGCAGTGCAGTTCCCGTAAAGAGAAATCCAATCAAAAGTGAGCGTGTATCATCATTATCCAAGCTAGTTAGAAGCCAAGTTGCTCTATCATTTGAGAACATTCCACTTTGGCACGAGCGTGATTTATCAAATTCAGCTAATGAGCGATTTGTAATTCCTACAGTATCAATTCTTGTAGATGAGATGCTTGAAACCATGACTAGAATTGTTTCAAATCTATTGGTAAATGAAAAGAGAATTGTTGATAATCTCTACATCACAAAGGGACAAATCTTTGCTGAATTTGTTTTAGAAGCACTAATCAAGAAAGGTGTTCCAAGATTTGTTGCATACAGAGACGTGCAGCGAGTTGCATTTTTGGCAAATGACAAGGGAATGCTCTACAAAGATGCAATCAAAAATGACAAGGCATTCACATCAAAGCTAACTGACAAAGAGATTGATGCAATATTCTCACCTGAAAAACACTTGGGTGCATCACCTAAAATTATCAGTAACGTAAACCAGTCTGTTCAAAAGACAGTAAAGAAATTCATCTAG
- a CDS encoding DM13 domain-containing protein has product MIKSVLFLVVVLFSSNVMILDSYQTHISSPIITSEKFNYKQGEDIVISGWVNYNDEATSDVLLRVTAATPNGIKIFDDYTTSNADGEFSISIPIPVDAETGNYFLQVISQCREIHRQVCTHQYESLSISVEGVPNQIPEWIKNNVEWWADGIIGDQEFVRGIEFLINQGILVVPPTVISDEQSDEIPDWIKNNGKWWTEGIISDDEFLNNIQFLIANGILSVPSAVLEPQTFSGQFHDADFIHRVSGTASIEFTPDQGGTLHFDETFDTTHGPDLYVYLATDKSANDFVSVGQIQSFGGEQSYIIPSDVDLTKYDNVLIWCQAFSTLFGHAELE; this is encoded by the coding sequence ATGATCAAAAGTGTACTATTCCTTGTAGTTGTTTTATTTTCTTCAAATGTTATGATTCTAGATTCCTATCAAACCCACATATCTAGTCCAATAATTACATCAGAGAAATTCAACTACAAACAAGGAGAAGACATTGTAATTTCAGGATGGGTAAATTACAATGATGAAGCAACATCAGATGTACTGTTACGAGTAACTGCAGCAACTCCTAACGGAATAAAAATTTTTGATGACTACACAACAAGTAATGCTGATGGAGAATTTTCTATATCGATTCCAATACCTGTTGATGCAGAAACAGGAAACTATTTTCTTCAAGTAATCAGCCAGTGCAGAGAAATTCATAGACAAGTATGCACACATCAATACGAATCACTATCAATTAGTGTTGAAGGTGTGCCAAATCAAATTCCAGAATGGATAAAAAACAATGTTGAATGGTGGGCTGATGGCATTATTGGTGACCAAGAATTTGTGCGTGGAATAGAGTTTCTCATCAATCAAGGCATTCTAGTTGTGCCTCCAACTGTAATTTCTGATGAACAATCAGATGAAATTCCTGATTGGATCAAAAATAACGGAAAATGGTGGACTGAGGGAATAATCTCTGATGATGAATTTCTAAATAATATTCAATTTTTGATTGCAAACGGAATACTGTCTGTACCATCTGCTGTTTTAGAACCTCAAACTTTTTCAGGCCAATTTCATGATGCTGATTTTATACATAGAGTCTCTGGTACTGCAAGCATAGAATTCACACCTGATCAAGGAGGAACTCTGCACTTTGATGAAACCTTTGACACAACACATGGTCCTGATTTGTACGTGTATCTTGCAACTGACAAATCTGCAAATGATTTTGTTAGTGTTGGACAAATACAGTCATTTGGTGGAGAGCAATCATACATCATTCCCTCTGATGTAGATTTGACAAAATACGATAATGTTTTGATTTGGTGTCAAGCATTTAGTACTTTATTTGGACATGCTGAACTGGAATGA
- a CDS encoding class I SAM-dependent methyltransferase, translated as MPSFEDEMLDVMNKAAIALLLSVGHRTKLFDAMSKLEPSTSQEIATAANLNERYVREWLGGLVTSKIIDYDPESQKYSLSKEKAEFLTRDGEYNFASSMQWIPALAYVEDHIVDCFEKGGGVSYEMFNRFHTVMAEESQQTVLPALVKEILPLIPTYEKLHSGLKVLDVGCGSGRAINLMAKSFPNSHFTGYDFSSEAIQNAKNEAQKLGLSNVTFEKQDAANFDSENSFDVITAFDAIHDQANPDKVLENIKKALKPDGIFMMQDIRASSKLENNMNHSLAPYLYTVSCLHCMTVSLALEGKGLGAMWGKELATQMLNEAGFSSVDVKELPHDPINYYYIAKP; from the coding sequence ATGCCTTCATTTGAAGATGAAATGCTTGATGTTATGAACAAAGCAGCAATAGCATTATTACTATCTGTTGGCCATAGAACCAAACTCTTTGATGCAATGTCAAAACTTGAACCCTCTACTAGTCAAGAGATTGCAACTGCCGCAAATCTCAATGAAAGATATGTTCGAGAATGGCTAGGAGGTCTTGTTACTTCAAAAATTATTGATTATGATCCTGAATCTCAAAAATATTCACTATCAAAAGAAAAGGCAGAGTTTCTGACAAGAGATGGAGAATACAACTTCGCATCATCAATGCAATGGATTCCTGCATTGGCATATGTTGAGGATCATATTGTTGATTGCTTTGAGAAAGGCGGTGGTGTTTCTTATGAAATGTTTAATCGATTTCATACTGTAATGGCTGAAGAAAGTCAGCAGACAGTTTTGCCAGCACTAGTAAAAGAAATCTTACCATTAATTCCAACCTATGAGAAATTACATTCTGGTCTCAAAGTCCTAGATGTTGGTTGTGGAAGTGGTAGAGCAATCAATCTGATGGCAAAATCATTTCCAAATTCTCACTTTACTGGTTATGATTTTTCATCCGAAGCAATTCAAAATGCCAAAAATGAGGCACAAAAACTTGGATTATCTAATGTGACCTTTGAAAAACAAGATGCAGCAAACTTTGATAGTGAAAATTCTTTTGATGTAATTACTGCATTTGATGCAATTCATGATCAAGCAAATCCTGATAAAGTTTTAGAAAACATCAAAAAAGCACTAAAACCTGATGGAATATTTATGATGCAAGATATTCGTGCTTCATCAAAATTAGAAAATAACATGAATCATTCATTGGCACCTTACCTTTACACAGTTTCGTGCTTGCATTGCATGACTGTATCTTTGGCATTAGAAGGAAAAGGTCTTGGTGCTATGTGGGGCAAAGAATTAGCAACTCAAATGCTCAATGAAGCAGGATTTTCCAGTGTGGATGTAAAAGAACTTCCACATGATCCAATCAACTATTACTATATTGCAAAACCATAA